A section of the Sphingomonas ginsenosidivorax genome encodes:
- a CDS encoding glycosyltransferase family 2 protein has product MTLSVLTLVRGRRDHLVNLIAGLDASTQAPDELVIAYMQDEAPAGLPATAFPVRMVQVPGEPMPLAAARNRAAEAARGETLVFLDVDCIPSPTLVARYAETAGQGVRLGEVLYLPAGATEGGLDPERLDRLGVRHPAKPAIALDEVRPTPDHGELWGLSFALSATDWAAAGGMDERYVGYGAEETDFAARLEAAGVPMAWVGGARAWHQHHAVHMPPYQHFDSILRNAALFRATWGRWCMDYWLGQFAERGMIRIDDAAITVLRHPNADEIAASRMPDTTLFS; this is encoded by the coding sequence GTGACGCTCAGCGTTTTGACGCTGGTCCGCGGGCGCCGCGACCATCTCGTCAACCTGATCGCCGGCCTCGACGCTTCGACGCAGGCGCCCGATGAGCTCGTCATCGCCTATATGCAGGACGAGGCGCCCGCCGGATTGCCCGCGACCGCGTTCCCGGTGCGGATGGTGCAGGTGCCGGGCGAGCCGATGCCGCTCGCCGCCGCGCGCAACCGCGCGGCCGAGGCGGCGCGCGGGGAGACACTCGTCTTCCTCGACGTCGACTGCATCCCGTCGCCGACGCTCGTCGCGCGCTATGCCGAGACGGCGGGGCAGGGCGTTCGGCTCGGCGAGGTGCTGTACCTGCCCGCGGGGGCCACCGAAGGCGGGCTCGATCCGGAGCGGCTCGACCGGCTAGGCGTCCGCCACCCGGCCAAACCCGCGATCGCGCTGGACGAGGTTCGCCCGACCCCCGATCACGGCGAGCTCTGGGGCCTGTCCTTCGCACTGTCCGCCACCGACTGGGCGGCGGCCGGCGGCATGGACGAACGCTATGTCGGCTATGGCGCGGAGGAGACCGACTTCGCCGCGCGCCTGGAGGCGGCCGGCGTGCCGATGGCGTGGGTCGGCGGCGCGCGGGCGTGGCACCAGCATCATGCGGTGCACATGCCGCCCTACCAGCATTTCGACTCGATCCTGCGCAACGCGGCGCTGTTCCGCGCGACCTGGGGCCGCTGGTGCATGGACTATTGGCTCGGGCAATTCGCGGAACGCGGGATGATCCGGATCGACGACGCCGCAATTACCGTGCTCCGGCATCCGAACGCCGACGAGATCGCGGCGTCGCGGATGCCGGACACGACCTTATTCAGCTGA
- a CDS encoding TolC family outer membrane protein has protein sequence MTQASAETLREALLKAYSTNPTITAQRAQQRATDENVPIARAAGLPSANATGDYTEFVVNAANNFLAPQRQGVAGANVSIPLYRGGQVRNSVAAAQTRVEAGRAQLRGTEADLFTNVVAAYMDVIRDEAIVGLNTQNVRVLDVNLQASRDRFQVGDLTRTDVAQSEARLALARAQLQSAQAQLISSRESYVRLVGTPAGILETPPTLPHLPDSPASAVTVAIDNNPVLLAAAKERDATRYDIGVARASRLPQVSAVGGASYTNYLNSIPPSGGGLGAGTTPNANKAVRAGLSLTMPLFQGGRPAAQVRQAEALRSRAIENVTATERNVIAQARSAYAVWRSSEQVIQSSETAVNANKLSLEGVRAENSVGTRTILDILNAEQELLNSQVTLVTARRDAYVAGFALLAAMGEAEARDLGLDGGVLYDPVANYNRVRRKIWDWGGDGEPVAVATRTVQSPAQDAVVRRPQDELLDSPVDRSPGLTTGAASPNRQ, from the coding sequence ATGACGCAGGCCTCGGCGGAAACGCTTCGCGAGGCGCTGCTCAAGGCCTATTCGACCAATCCCACGATCACCGCGCAGCGCGCGCAACAGCGCGCGACCGACGAGAACGTCCCCATCGCCCGCGCCGCCGGGCTGCCCTCCGCCAACGCGACCGGTGACTATACCGAGTTCGTCGTCAACGCGGCGAACAACTTCCTCGCCCCGCAGCGGCAGGGCGTCGCCGGCGCCAATGTCTCGATCCCGTTGTACAGGGGTGGGCAGGTCCGCAATTCGGTCGCCGCCGCCCAGACCCGCGTCGAAGCCGGCCGCGCGCAGCTGCGCGGGACCGAGGCGGATCTGTTCACCAACGTCGTCGCCGCGTACATGGACGTGATCCGCGACGAGGCGATCGTCGGGCTCAACACGCAGAACGTCCGCGTCCTCGACGTCAACCTCCAGGCGAGCCGCGACCGCTTTCAGGTCGGCGACCTGACGCGCACCGACGTCGCTCAGTCCGAGGCGCGGCTCGCGCTCGCCCGCGCGCAGCTCCAGTCGGCGCAGGCGCAGCTGATTTCCAGCCGCGAAAGCTATGTCCGTCTCGTCGGCACTCCGGCGGGAATCCTCGAGACGCCGCCGACCTTGCCGCATCTGCCCGACAGCCCGGCGTCGGCGGTCACCGTCGCGATCGACAACAACCCCGTCCTGCTCGCCGCGGCGAAGGAGCGCGACGCGACCCGCTACGATATCGGCGTCGCGCGGGCGAGCCGCCTGCCGCAGGTGTCCGCCGTCGGGGGCGCGAGCTACACCAACTATCTCAACTCGATCCCGCCGAGCGGCGGCGGGCTCGGTGCGGGCACCACCCCCAATGCGAACAAGGCGGTGCGGGCCGGACTCTCGCTGACGATGCCGCTGTTCCAGGGCGGGCGTCCCGCCGCGCAGGTGCGCCAGGCCGAAGCGCTGCGCAGCCGCGCGATCGAGAACGTCACCGCGACCGAGCGCAACGTCATCGCGCAGGCGCGCTCGGCCTATGCGGTGTGGCGCTCGTCCGAACAGGTGATCCAGTCGTCCGAGACCGCGGTCAACGCCAACAAGCTCAGCCTCGAGGGGGTCCGCGCCGAGAACAGCGTCGGCACGCGCACCATCCTCGACATCCTCAACGCCGAGCAGGAACTGCTCAACAGCCAGGTGACGCTCGTGACGGCGCGCCGCGACGCCTATGTCGCGGGCTTCGCGCTGCTCGCCGCGATGGGCGAGGCGGAGGCGCGCGACCTCGGGCTCGACGGCGGCGTGCTCTACGATCCGGTCGCGAACTACAACCGCGTGCGGCGGAAAATCTGGGATTGGGGCGGCGACGGCGAGCCCGTCGCGGTCGCCACGCGGACCGTCCAGTCGCCCGCGCAGGACGCCGTGGTGAGGCGGCCGCAGGACGAATTGCTCGACAGCCCGGTTGACAGAAGCCCCGGACTGACCACAGGTGCAGCCTCGCCGAACCGCCAATAG
- a CDS encoding glycosyltransferase encodes MDDRLKPITFFIHHQGRGHANRAMAIIRELPAARPVTILTAKPSLFDGFEREISITALPDMIGAPVPTRGLFAQPTPEVMHCVPLGVAQTRATMRTIIDHLDDVDPALFVVDVSAEIALLARIASVPAISIRMHGDRLDPGHLGAYQASVGLLAPFGEALEQDDTPDWVRAKTCYAGGLCTTVDPVPTRAEARAKLGLDPDKEIVVVLTGGGGAGTPYAPLTMAARAVPDALWLVLGPVHREGHETDFGNLVELGWVPGVTDHIAAADVVIASAGDNTVHEIARVGRPYVCAPEWRYFGEQTRKAERLAELGAAVALPSWPGALAPWRGILDAAKALDPAALADLYDADSAHVAAAYLDDLATSLWSAE; translated from the coding sequence TTGGACGACCGCCTGAAACCGATCACCTTCTTCATCCATCACCAGGGTCGCGGCCATGCGAATCGGGCGATGGCGATCATCCGCGAGCTGCCTGCCGCCCGCCCCGTCACGATCCTCACCGCGAAGCCCTCCCTGTTCGACGGGTTCGAGCGCGAGATCAGCATCACCGCGCTGCCCGACATGATCGGTGCGCCGGTGCCGACGCGAGGCCTTTTCGCGCAACCGACGCCGGAGGTGATGCACTGCGTCCCGCTGGGCGTAGCGCAGACGCGGGCGACGATGCGGACGATCATCGACCATCTCGACGACGTCGATCCGGCGCTGTTCGTCGTCGACGTGTCGGCGGAGATCGCGCTGCTCGCACGGATCGCGAGCGTGCCGGCGATCAGCATAAGGATGCACGGCGACCGCCTCGATCCCGGCCATCTCGGCGCGTACCAGGCGAGCGTCGGGCTGCTCGCACCGTTCGGCGAAGCGCTGGAGCAGGACGACACGCCCGACTGGGTGCGCGCGAAGACGTGCTACGCAGGCGGGCTCTGCACGACGGTAGACCCTGTGCCGACGCGGGCCGAGGCGCGTGCGAAACTCGGGCTCGATCCGGACAAGGAGATCGTCGTCGTGCTGACCGGCGGCGGCGGGGCGGGGACGCCCTATGCGCCGCTGACGATGGCGGCGCGCGCGGTGCCGGATGCGCTGTGGCTGGTGCTGGGGCCCGTGCACCGCGAGGGGCACGAGACCGATTTCGGCAATCTGGTCGAGCTCGGCTGGGTGCCGGGCGTCACCGACCATATCGCCGCGGCGGACGTCGTCATCGCGTCGGCAGGCGACAACACGGTCCACGAGATCGCGCGCGTCGGACGCCCCTACGTCTGTGCGCCCGAATGGCGCTATTTCGGCGAGCAGACCCGGAAGGCCGAGCGGCTGGCGGAGCTGGGTGCGGCGGTCGCGCTGCCGTCCTGGCCGGGGGCGCTGGCGCCGTGGCGCGGAATCCTCGATGCGGCCAAGGCGCTCGACCCGGCCGCGCTGGCCGACCTGTACGACGCCGATTCAGCGCACGTGGCGGCGGCGTATCTGGACGACCTCGCGACGTCGCTCTGGTCAGCTGAATAA
- a CDS encoding PadR family transcriptional regulator, with product MFNTHNRGCGPRGGHFERGPFSMSWEVRGGERHNGRHEHGRGFGGGGFGGGGGRRRMFDGGELKLVLLKLIADTPRHGYDLIREIEAMTGGSYAPSPGVVYPTLTLLDEMNLVAEQQSEGAKKRFAVTDEGQALLAGQAELVEALFARLAALNAESERTDRAPIRRAMGNLRHVVQDRLLAGGFSDDAVHQVAALIDEVVQKIERLK from the coding sequence ATGTTCAACACACACAACCGCGGATGCGGTCCCCGGGGCGGGCATTTCGAGCGCGGCCCCTTTTCGATGAGCTGGGAAGTCCGTGGCGGCGAACGCCATAACGGCCGGCATGAGCATGGCCGCGGCTTCGGTGGCGGCGGTTTCGGGGGGGGCGGCGGTCGTCGCCGGATGTTCGATGGTGGCGAGCTGAAGCTCGTGCTGCTCAAGCTGATCGCCGACACCCCGCGCCACGGCTACGACCTGATCCGCGAGATCGAGGCGATGACCGGCGGCAGCTATGCGCCGAGCCCCGGCGTGGTCTATCCGACGCTGACCCTGCTCGACGAGATGAACCTGGTCGCCGAGCAGCAGTCCGAGGGCGCCAAGAAGCGCTTTGCCGTCACCGACGAGGGGCAGGCGCTGCTCGCCGGGCAGGCGGAGCTCGTCGAGGCGCTGTTCGCGCGGCTGGCGGCACTCAACGCCGAGTCCGAGCGTACCGACCGCGCCCCGATCCGCCGGGCGATGGGCAATCTGCGCCACGTCGTGCAGGACCGGTTGCTCGCAGGCGGTTTCTCGGACGACGCCGTGCACCAGGTCGCGGCGCTGATCGACGAGGTCGTGCAGAAGATCGAGCGCCTGAAATGA
- a CDS encoding DUF2218 domain-containing protein, with the protein MSVSPKISVARVPTQSASKYLQQLAKHWSHKMEVTHTPEEARIAFPGGAVLEMRADSDTLDVALTVPDGGDVARMREVVSSHLDRFAFREAPLTFDWADA; encoded by the coding sequence ATGAGCGTCTCGCCAAAAATCTCGGTAGCCCGCGTGCCGACGCAGTCGGCGAGCAAGTATCTCCAGCAGCTCGCCAAGCACTGGAGCCACAAGATGGAGGTGACGCACACCCCCGAGGAGGCGCGGATCGCCTTCCCGGGCGGCGCGGTGCTCGAGATGCGCGCGGACAGCGACACGCTCGACGTTGCGCTGACCGTGCCCGACGGTGGCGACGTTGCCCGGATGCGCGAGGTGGTGTCGAGCCATCTCGACCGCTTCGCCTTTCGCGAGGCGCCACTGACGTTCGACTGGGCCGACGCCTGA
- a CDS encoding replication-associated recombination protein A, giving the protein MADLFAGFEPAPAPDTHPENAPLADRLRPRTLDEVVGQDHITGPEGAIGRMVAAGRLSSVILWGPPGTGKTTIARLLADAVDLRFVAISAVFSGVAELKKAFAEARDHAKIGKRTLLFVDEIHRFNRAQQDGFLPYVEDGTVTLVGATTENPSFELNAALLSRAQVLILERLGRGALDLLLERAEAVMERPLPLTPPAKDALIASADGDGRFLLNQAETLFSVNLADPLDPAGLSAFLQRRVAVYDKDREGHYNLISALHKSIRGSDPQAALYYLARMLTAGEEPLFLLRRLTRAAVEDIGLADPQALVQCIAAKDTYDFLGSPEGELAIAQACVYLATAPKSNAVYKAQKAAWKSAKETGSLMPPPSIRNAPTKLMRDIGYGKGYAYDHDSEDAFSGSDYWPEEMSPETFYTPTERGFEKRLSERLAYWDERRTRRS; this is encoded by the coding sequence ATGGCCGACCTCTTCGCGGGTTTCGAACCCGCCCCCGCCCCCGATACGCATCCCGAGAACGCCCCGCTCGCCGACCGGCTGCGCCCGCGCACGCTCGACGAGGTGGTGGGGCAGGATCACATCACCGGTCCCGAGGGCGCGATCGGGCGGATGGTCGCGGCGGGGCGGTTGTCGTCGGTGATCCTGTGGGGGCCGCCGGGGACCGGCAAGACGACGATCGCGCGGCTGCTCGCCGACGCGGTCGACCTGCGGTTCGTCGCGATCTCGGCGGTGTTCTCGGGCGTCGCGGAGCTGAAAAAGGCGTTCGCCGAGGCGCGCGACCATGCCAAGATCGGCAAGCGCACCTTGCTGTTCGTGGACGAGATCCACCGCTTCAACCGCGCGCAGCAGGACGGTTTCCTGCCCTATGTCGAAGACGGCACGGTCACCCTGGTCGGCGCGACGACCGAGAACCCGTCGTTCGAACTCAACGCCGCCTTGCTCAGTCGCGCGCAAGTGCTGATCCTCGAACGGCTCGGGCGCGGTGCGCTCGACCTGCTGCTTGAGCGCGCGGAGGCGGTGATGGAACGCCCCCTGCCCCTCACCCCGCCCGCCAAGGATGCGCTGATCGCGAGCGCCGACGGCGACGGGCGGTTCCTGCTCAACCAGGCGGAAACGCTGTTCTCGGTGAACCTCGCCGACCCGCTCGACCCCGCCGGGCTCTCGGCGTTCCTGCAGCGCCGCGTCGCGGTCTACGACAAGGATCGCGAAGGGCATTACAACCTGATCAGCGCGCTGCACAAATCGATCCGCGGGTCCGATCCGCAGGCGGCGCTCTACTATCTCGCGCGGATGCTGACCGCCGGCGAGGAGCCGCTGTTTCTGCTGCGCCGGCTGACGCGTGCGGCCGTCGAGGACATCGGGCTCGCCGACCCGCAGGCGCTGGTCCAGTGCATCGCGGCCAAGGACACCTATGACTTTCTCGGCAGCCCCGAGGGCGAGCTCGCGATCGCGCAGGCCTGCGTCTACCTCGCCACCGCGCCCAAATCGAACGCGGTGTACAAGGCGCAGAAGGCGGCGTGGAAATCGGCGAAGGAAACGGGCTCGCTGATGCCGCCCCCTTCGATCCGCAACGCGCCGACCAAGCTGATGCGCGATATCGGCTACGGCAAGGGCTATGCGTACGACCATGATTCCGAGGACGCGTTCTCGGGATCGGATTACTGGCCCGAGGAAATGAGTCCCGAAACCTTCTACACCCCGACCGAACGCGGGTTCGAGAAAAGGCTGTCCGAACGGCTCGCCTATTGGGACGAACGCCGGACCAGGCGGTCGTGA
- a CDS encoding glycosyltransferase family 4 protein, producing the protein MRIGLITWAYPPEKSGLSRAAREIVQALSQAGHDVRVFTMDRRTRDRDGDVEVIGCGVGETSLAARVRKLAGIGHVIGPLAFLRAVHAEHARRPFDVIEATNWYAPGLAIALAGPAPLATRNSTPAATSAATATSLRDRFDRRVAMMLERWSARAGALISNTALHAGKIAALYGVPGPGPRHAVIGLSLPPEIVTRGQAAAYPGGSPVELLFVGRDEHRKGFDALLSALTILSGEAHAGTLDAFRLTIVGVTDDTLAALPGSARAHVRCFHRVGDPVLHDLMEAAHIVVAPSRYESFGLVYQEAMMFGRPVVACAEDPSARLFIGESGAGLLAATCSGPDLADPLRRLIRDPDARAHFAEASRAASGQFTRETLATQTIAAYRTAIGSKGSSSRVSSSGRPAPVDIAS; encoded by the coding sequence ATGAGGATCGGACTCATCACCTGGGCGTACCCGCCCGAGAAGAGCGGGCTGTCGCGTGCCGCGCGCGAGATCGTGCAGGCCCTGTCGCAAGCCGGGCATGACGTCCGCGTCTTCACGATGGACCGGCGCACCCGCGATCGCGACGGCGACGTCGAGGTGATCGGCTGCGGCGTCGGCGAGACGTCGCTGGCAGCACGGGTGCGCAAACTGGCCGGAATCGGCCACGTCATCGGACCGCTCGCCTTCCTGCGTGCGGTGCATGCCGAACATGCGCGGCGGCCGTTCGACGTGATCGAGGCGACCAACTGGTACGCCCCCGGGCTGGCGATCGCGCTGGCCGGTCCGGCGCCGCTGGCGACGCGCAACTCGACGCCGGCGGCGACCTCGGCGGCGACCGCGACGTCGCTCAGGGACCGGTTCGACCGGCGTGTGGCAATGATGCTGGAACGCTGGTCGGCGCGCGCCGGGGCGCTCATCTCGAACACCGCGCTCCATGCCGGCAAGATCGCCGCGCTGTACGGCGTCCCCGGCCCGGGGCCGCGCCATGCGGTAATCGGGCTCAGCCTGCCGCCCGAAATCGTCACGCGCGGCCAAGCCGCCGCCTACCCGGGCGGCTCACCGGTCGAGCTGCTGTTCGTCGGGCGCGACGAGCACCGCAAGGGGTTCGACGCGCTGTTGTCCGCGCTGACGATCCTGAGCGGCGAGGCGCACGCGGGAACGCTCGACGCGTTCCGGCTGACGATCGTCGGGGTGACCGACGATACGCTCGCCGCGCTGCCGGGCTCGGCCCGCGCGCATGTCCGCTGTTTCCACCGCGTCGGCGACCCGGTGCTCCACGACCTGATGGAAGCCGCGCACATCGTCGTCGCGCCGTCGCGCTACGAGAGTTTCGGGCTGGTCTATCAGGAGGCGATGATGTTCGGGCGGCCGGTGGTCGCGTGCGCCGAGGATCCGAGCGCCCGGCTGTTCATCGGCGAGAGCGGCGCGGGGCTGCTCGCCGCGACCTGTTCGGGACCCGACCTCGCCGACCCGCTGCGGCGCCTGATCCGCGACCCGGACGCCCGCGCGCACTTCGCCGAAGCGAGCCGCGCGGCGTCGGGGCAGTTCACGCGCGAGACGCTCGCGACGCAGACGATCGCCGCCTATCGCACCGCGATCGGGTCGAAGGGTTCGAGCAGCCGCGTCTCGTCCTCGGGGCGCCCCGCGCCGGTCGACATCGCCTCGTAG
- a CDS encoding MmcQ/YjbR family DNA-binding protein, whose translation MKDWDAVAAFALSLPETEVSTSYGQPAVKVRGKMFVSTGHEAGSFHVRSTHEEKALLIETDPATFWQTPHYETWPGLLVRYASGDAERIRVVIARAWWDQAPARARKGFGDRP comes from the coding sequence GTGAAGGACTGGGATGCCGTCGCCGCGTTCGCGCTGTCGCTGCCCGAGACGGAGGTGTCGACCTCCTATGGCCAGCCGGCCGTCAAGGTCCGGGGCAAGATGTTCGTCAGCACCGGGCACGAGGCGGGCAGCTTCCACGTCCGCAGTACGCACGAGGAAAAGGCGCTGCTGATCGAGACCGACCCGGCGACCTTCTGGCAGACGCCGCATTACGAGACCTGGCCGGGCCTGCTCGTGCGCTACGCCAGCGGCGACGCAGAGCGCATCCGCGTGGTTATCGCGCGGGCATGGTGGGACCAGGCGCCG
- a CDS encoding protein-L-isoaspartate O-methyltransferase family protein, producing MTLPIGTNPAGTNPSGTGFEAMRHAMVASQLRTNAVNDQRVVAAMARVPREDFLPADVRGLAYRDTAIPLGAGRSANLPMATGRLLTEAYLTATDRVLLIGAATGYTAAVLAGIVAHVTAVESDAALVAIARAALSGIANVELVEGPLAEGHPGAPYDVLIVDGAVEQLPDALVAQVKTGGRVVSGLVERGVTRLASGRKTDGGFGLAAFVDTDCVGLPGFALAKPFRF from the coding sequence ATGACTCTCCCGATTGGCACAAACCCGGCCGGCACGAACCCGTCTGGTACCGGTTTCGAGGCGATGCGCCACGCGATGGTCGCGAGCCAGTTGCGCACCAACGCGGTCAACGACCAGCGCGTCGTCGCGGCGATGGCCCGCGTCCCGCGCGAGGACTTCCTGCCCGCCGACGTCCGCGGCCTCGCCTATCGCGACACCGCCATTCCGCTCGGCGCCGGGCGCAGCGCGAACCTGCCGATGGCGACCGGTCGCCTGCTCACCGAAGCCTATCTGACGGCGACCGACCGCGTGCTGCTGATCGGCGCGGCGACCGGCTACACCGCCGCGGTCCTCGCCGGGATCGTCGCGCACGTCACCGCGGTCGAGAGCGACGCCGCGCTGGTCGCGATCGCGCGCGCCGCGCTGTCGGGCATCGCCAATGTCGAACTGGTCGAGGGGCCGCTCGCCGAGGGCCATCCCGGCGCACCCTATGACGTGCTGATCGTCGACGGCGCGGTCGAGCAGCTTCCCGACGCGCTGGTCGCGCAGGTGAAGACCGGCGGCCGCGTCGTGTCGGGGCTCGTCGAGCGCGGCGTGACGCGTCTCGCTTCGGGTCGCAAGACCGATGGCGGGTTCGGCCTCGCGGCATTCGTCGACACCGATTGCGTGGGGCTCCCGGGCTTCGCGCTCGCGAAACCGTTCAGGTTCTGA
- a CDS encoding DUF2497 domain-containing protein, whose translation MGDISVEPSMEEILSSIKRIIAEEGDTPPGRQRRSARAPIVTQPIDLDDMDEDEILELSDPMPMVDRTPSPRAAKPAPEPATPPRPAPPAVDADPEADPIVSRQTAAAARAPLEALSRMMVKPDPSSDGTLEGLVRDMLRPMLREWIDANVPAMVEEMVAKEIKKITGQA comes from the coding sequence ATGGGGGATATCAGCGTAGAGCCGTCGATGGAGGAGATCCTCTCGTCGATCAAACGGATCATCGCGGAGGAAGGCGACACGCCGCCCGGTCGTCAGCGCCGTAGCGCACGCGCGCCCATCGTGACCCAACCGATCGACCTCGACGACATGGACGAGGACGAGATTCTCGAACTGAGCGATCCGATGCCGATGGTCGACCGTACGCCTTCCCCGCGCGCCGCGAAGCCTGCGCCCGAGCCCGCGACCCCGCCGCGCCCCGCGCCGCCCGCGGTCGATGCCGATCCGGAGGCCGACCCCATCGTCTCGCGCCAGACCGCTGCCGCTGCGCGTGCGCCGCTCGAGGCGCTGTCGCGGATGATGGTCAAGCCCGATCCGTCGAGCGACGGCACGCTGGAGGGTCTCGTCCGCGACATGCTCCGCCCGATGCTGCGCGAATGGATCGACGCCAACGTCCCCGCCATGGTCGAAGAGATGGTGGCCAAAGAAATCAAGAAGATCACCGGCCAGGCCTAA
- a CDS encoding HAD-IIB family hydrolase, giving the protein MFVLHIALQGCLRAQDVEYGLTADTGGHIRYLLDLVTASRRNAAIDRIEIVTRAFHHMAYAECYAEPVETIDGTTRIVRLATASADYLVKEDLWTEHDSLVDALVAHIDALDRRPDVLHAHYADAGLVAARVSARSGIPYVFTAHSLGRVKRAAFDRDCAETAGLDRRIAIEEEAIAGAAAIIASSRDEAEVQYAGYDAYDPGRIRVFAPGSDLKQFADSARDPRVEATIDRFLDAPDKPVILAIARPVTKKNLAALVHAYGRSLALQATANLVIFAGSRDDLTTLEPEIRDNLAELLQLIDRYDLYGKVAYPKTHRPDDVAAIYAHARARRGVFANPALNEPFGLTLLEAAASGLPVVATDSGGPNDIVETCGNGILVDPRSPGAITDALLAILSDPALWDRYAAAGSVAIKAYDWDRHVALYAELLADVVDGATTATAQPDLLLVSDIDGTLIGCAESVVDFASWHSAQVDVAFAIATGRSFHSAMAVLGQHDAPRPEILITSVGSEIYYRAYRGAVYDRDAEWEAIIAAGWDREAVAALIADQGGLVPQAALEQRRFKLSYFADGDRDAGERVRALLAAHGHSCSIIQSHGRYIDILPHAASKGTAVEHVRRRLGLAPRQVIVAGDSGNDIEMLRSARHAIIVGNYSDGLAARADLSHGYVAVGHHARGVLEGVVHFREGVADTSAGTLKAS; this is encoded by the coding sequence GTGTTCGTTCTCCACATCGCGCTACAGGGATGCCTGCGCGCCCAAGACGTCGAATATGGTCTCACCGCCGACACCGGGGGCCATATCCGGTACCTGCTGGACCTGGTGACGGCGAGCCGGCGCAACGCCGCGATCGACCGGATCGAGATCGTCACGCGCGCCTTCCATCACATGGCTTATGCCGAATGCTATGCCGAGCCGGTCGAGACGATCGACGGCACGACGCGGATCGTCCGGCTGGCGACCGCGTCCGCCGACTATCTGGTCAAGGAAGACCTGTGGACCGAGCATGACAGCCTGGTCGACGCGCTCGTCGCGCATATCGACGCGCTCGATCGGCGGCCGGACGTGCTCCACGCGCATTATGCCGATGCCGGGCTCGTCGCCGCGCGCGTGTCCGCCCGCTCCGGCATCCCCTACGTCTTCACCGCGCACTCGCTGGGGCGGGTCAAGCGCGCCGCATTCGACCGCGACTGCGCCGAGACCGCCGGGCTCGATCGCCGCATCGCGATCGAGGAAGAGGCGATCGCGGGCGCCGCGGCGATCATCGCGTCGTCGCGCGACGAGGCCGAGGTGCAATATGCCGGCTACGACGCCTACGACCCGGGTCGCATCCGCGTGTTCGCGCCGGGCAGCGACCTGAAGCAGTTCGCGGACAGCGCGCGCGACCCGCGTGTCGAGGCGACGATCGACCGCTTCCTCGACGCGCCGGACAAGCCCGTGATCCTCGCGATCGCGCGGCCGGTCACGAAGAAGAACCTGGCGGCGCTCGTCCATGCCTATGGCCGGTCGCTCGCGTTGCAGGCGACGGCGAACCTCGTGATCTTCGCGGGCAGCCGCGACGACCTGACCACGCTAGAACCCGAAATCCGCGACAATCTCGCCGAGCTGCTCCAGCTGATCGACCGCTACGACCTCTACGGCAAGGTCGCCTATCCCAAGACCCACCGCCCCGACGACGTCGCAGCGATCTACGCGCACGCCCGTGCACGTCGCGGCGTGTTCGCGAACCCCGCGCTCAACGAGCCGTTCGGTCTGACCCTGCTCGAGGCCGCGGCGAGCGGGCTGCCGGTCGTCGCGACCGACAGCGGCGGCCCGAACGACATCGTCGAGACCTGCGGCAACGGCATCCTCGTCGACCCGCGCTCGCCCGGGGCGATCACCGACGCGCTGCTCGCGATCCTGTCCGACCCCGCGCTGTGGGACCGCTACGCCGCGGCGGGATCGGTCGCGATCAAGGCCTATGACTGGGACCGCCACGTCGCGCTCTATGCCGAGCTGCTGGCCGACGTGGTCGATGGCGCGACGACGGCGACGGCGCAGCCAGACCTGCTGCTCGTCTCCGATATCGACGGCACGCTGATCGGCTGCGCCGAATCCGTCGTCGATTTCGCCAGCTGGCACAGCGCGCAGGTCGATGTCGCCTTCGCGATCGCGACCGGGCGCAGCTTCCACAGCGCGATGGCGGTGCTCGGCCAGCACGATGCGCCGCGTCCCGAGATCCTGATCACGTCGGTCGGCTCCGAAATCTATTACCGCGCCTATCGCGGCGCGGTGTACGACCGCGACGCCGAATGGGAGGCGATCATCGCCGCGGGCTGGGACCGCGAGGCGGTCGCGGCCCTGATCGCCGACCAGGGCGGGCTGGTCCCGCAGGCCGCCCTCGAGCAGCGCCGGTTCAAGCTCAGCTATTTCGCCGACGGCGACCGCGATGCGGGGGAGCGGGTCCGCGCGCTGCTCGCGGCACACGGCCACAGCTGCTCGATCATCCAGAGCCATGGGCGCTATATCGACATCCTGCCGCATGCCGCATCCAAGGGCACCGCGGTCGAGCATGTCCGCCGCCGTCTTGGCCTCGCCCCGCGCCAGGTGATCGTCGCGGGCGATAGCGGCAACGACATCGAGATGCTCCGCTCGGCGCGCCACGCGATCATCGTCGGCAACTATTCCGACGGGCTCGCCGCCCGCGCCGACCTGTCGCACGGCTATGTCGCGGTCGGTCATCATGCCCGCGGCGTCCTCGAGGGTGTGGTGCATTTCCGAGAGGGGGTCGCCGACACTTCGGCCGGCACGCTGAAGGCGTCGTGA